A portion of the Carya illinoinensis cultivar Pawnee chromosome 11, C.illinoinensisPawnee_v1, whole genome shotgun sequence genome contains these proteins:
- the LOC122280513 gene encoding uncharacterized protein LOC122280513 — protein sequence MASKLLLIAVSILDVIAFGLAVGAEQRRSTAKVAVDNEANYRYCVYDSDIATGFGVGAFLFLMASQVIIMVASRCFCCGKSLNPGGSRALAIVLFIICWLFFLIAEICLLAGSVRNAYHTKYAIADADPPSCSILRKGVFGAGAAFIFFTTIVSEFYYVCYSKARESFQPYGRDPGVGMGTYK from the exons ATGGCTTCCAAGCTTCTATTGATTGCTGTCTCAATCCTTGATGTCATCGCTTTCGGTTTGGCTGTCGGTGCTGAGCAAAGGAGAAGCACT GCCAAAGTTGCCGTGGATAATGAAGCAAATTATAGGTACTGTGTCTATGACTCTGACATTGCAACAGGCTTTGGTGTTGGTGCATTTTTGTTTCTAATGGCTAGTCAAGTCATTATAATGGTTGCAAGCCGATGCTTCTGCTGTGGAAAGTCGTTGAATCCTGGAGGTTCAAGAGCCTTGGCAATTGTTCTTTTCATTATCTGCTG GCTGTTTTTCTTGATCGCGGAAATCTGCTTGCTGGCTGGTTCAGTGAGGAATGCATACCACACCAAGTATGCAATAGCCGATGCAGATCCTCCATCTTGCTCAATCTTGAGAAAGGGAGTTTTTGGAGCAGGAGcagctttcattttcttcactaCCATAGTTTCTGAGTTTTACTATGTTTGCTATTCCAAGGCCAGAGAAAGCTTCCAGCCATATGGTAGAGACCCTGGTGTGGGTATGGGAACCTACAAATGA